A single region of the Rhizobium etli CFN 42 genome encodes:
- a CDS encoding ABC transporter permease, giving the protein MTTIDDDALSKAGARPKGPRTNGGQLAALGAFLRAGAVFILLALLVVGFTIAQPAFINFANLMSILQAVSVVAILGAGVTVTLAVGGFDLSIGAVAASSVMAASYAMIVWGFDVYATVPLVLAFGAVVGLVNALLIVRLKVPDLLATLAMMFLLSGLQLIPTAGRSISSGLTLPDGSKATGAYDPAFLLIGRYSILGTLPVSVLLMATVAVALFVLTERTRIGRLLFATGGNELATRLAGASTVRLKTLAYVISGTLASLGGIVIAARVGRGDVSSGGSLLMDSVAAALIGFAVLNLRRPNVLGTIAGAVFVGVLLNGLTMLNAPYYTQDFVKGAVLVGALALTYGLGRSNP; this is encoded by the coding sequence ATGACGACGATCGACGACGACGCTCTTTCAAAGGCTGGCGCTCGGCCAAAGGGGCCGCGGACCAATGGCGGCCAGCTAGCAGCTCTTGGCGCATTTCTGCGGGCCGGCGCAGTATTTATCCTGCTTGCGCTGCTCGTCGTCGGCTTCACCATCGCCCAGCCTGCCTTCATCAATTTTGCCAATCTGATGAGCATCCTTCAGGCAGTCTCGGTCGTCGCCATTCTCGGCGCCGGCGTCACCGTCACGCTTGCCGTCGGCGGTTTTGACCTCTCGATCGGCGCGGTCGCCGCGTCGAGCGTGATGGCGGCAAGTTATGCGATGATCGTCTGGGGCTTCGACGTCTATGCGACGGTGCCCCTCGTACTCGCCTTCGGCGCCGTGGTCGGCCTCGTCAACGCCTTGCTCATCGTGCGCCTCAAGGTGCCGGATCTCTTGGCGACGCTGGCAATGATGTTCCTGCTCTCCGGCCTGCAATTGATACCCACCGCCGGCCGGTCGATTTCATCAGGCCTCACCTTGCCGGACGGCTCGAAAGCGACCGGTGCTTATGACCCCGCTTTCCTGTTGATCGGCCGCTACAGCATTCTCGGTACCCTGCCGGTTTCCGTATTGCTGATGGCGACCGTCGCCGTCGCGCTTTTCGTTCTCACCGAACGCACCCGCATCGGCCGGCTGCTGTTTGCGACCGGCGGCAACGAACTCGCCACCCGCCTCGCGGGGGCGTCAACGGTCAGACTGAAGACGCTCGCCTATGTCATTTCCGGCACGCTCGCCTCGCTCGGCGGGATCGTGATCGCCGCCCGCGTCGGCCGTGGCGACGTCTCCTCCGGCGGCTCGCTGCTGATGGATTCGGTCGCAGCCGCGCTGATCGGCTTTGCCGTTCTCAATCTACGCCGCCCGAATGTGCTCGGTACCATCGCCGGCGCCGTCTTCGTCGGCGTGCTGCTGAACGGTCTCACCATGCTGAACGCTCCCTATTACACCCAGGATTTCGTCAAGGGCGCCGTGCTCGTCGGCGCTTTGGCGCTGACCTATGGCCTTGGCCGCAGCAATCCTTAA
- a CDS encoding sugar ABC transporter ATP-binding protein, producing the protein MPLLHVENLTRSFGSTRALAGADLSIERGEIVSLMGANGAGKSTLVKILSGVLSAEAGTINLDGRPFVPRSPAEAAKAGVVTVHQSTDLVGAAGLTVADALLLNHFADRSTPFFVSRAGIRRAAQAILDGAGFTLPLDRDFGELASADRQLIAIARALANRADLLILDEPTASLSGEESRRLFDILLRLRKQGLAILYISHRTADLQAIADRALVMRGGRVVGAFSRPIDFAGAIETMIGRRLDAARPDARPTTGPAIFEMRDASLRPTGATFDLSLHEGEVVAVTGVLGAGKSRLLSAIFGVTTLGGGAMLLDGLPYRPKSPAEAIASGVAMAAEDRHRSSLVPPAWPGHSLSATISLPHLSKWYPRGFLIGGRERREAVQAITRLGIKAEGPLASVWSLSGGNQQKSVIARWEAEPSRLLLLDEPFQGVDVGARRDIIDAIRTRTDRATLIATSDPEEAYEVADRILVIDRHVVKPAAGGLTAPFAIQGISA; encoded by the coding sequence ATGCCCCTTCTTCACGTCGAAAACCTGACCCGCAGCTTCGGCTCGACGCGGGCGCTCGCTGGCGCCGATCTTTCGATCGAGCGTGGCGAGATCGTGTCGCTGATGGGCGCAAACGGTGCGGGCAAATCGACTCTGGTGAAGATCCTGTCCGGTGTGCTTTCGGCGGAAGCGGGCACAATCAATCTCGATGGCCGTCCCTTCGTGCCGCGCAGTCCGGCCGAAGCGGCAAAGGCCGGCGTCGTCACCGTGCATCAGTCAACCGATCTGGTCGGCGCAGCCGGCTTGACCGTTGCCGATGCGCTGCTTCTCAACCATTTTGCCGATCGCAGCACCCCTTTCTTCGTCTCACGCGCCGGCATCCGCCGCGCCGCCCAGGCGATCCTCGATGGCGCCGGGTTTACCCTCCCGCTCGACCGCGATTTCGGCGAGCTCGCCAGCGCCGACCGGCAATTGATCGCAATCGCTCGCGCGCTTGCCAACCGTGCCGATCTCCTCATTCTCGACGAGCCGACGGCCAGCCTTTCCGGAGAAGAAAGCCGCCGCCTCTTCGATATTCTGCTGAGGCTTCGAAAGCAGGGCCTGGCGATCCTCTATATCTCGCATCGCACCGCCGATCTCCAAGCGATCGCCGACCGCGCGCTCGTCATGCGCGGCGGCCGCGTCGTTGGCGCCTTCTCACGGCCGATCGATTTTGCGGGCGCCATCGAGACGATGATCGGCCGCAGGCTTGACGCGGCGAGGCCGGATGCCCGGCCGACAACGGGGCCGGCGATTTTCGAAATGCGCGATGCCAGCCTGCGGCCGACAGGCGCCACCTTTGACCTGTCTTTGCATGAAGGAGAGGTGGTGGCGGTGACAGGCGTGCTCGGCGCCGGCAAGAGTCGATTGCTTTCGGCGATCTTCGGCGTGACGACCCTTGGTGGTGGCGCGATGTTACTTGATGGCCTGCCATACCGGCCGAAAAGCCCGGCAGAAGCAATTGCATCGGGTGTCGCCATGGCGGCCGAAGACCGTCATCGCTCCTCGCTGGTGCCACCGGCGTGGCCCGGCCATTCGCTATCGGCAACGATCAGCCTGCCGCATTTGTCCAAATGGTATCCGCGCGGTTTCCTCATCGGCGGCCGCGAGCGGCGCGAGGCCGTGCAGGCAATCACCCGTCTCGGCATCAAGGCCGAAGGCCCCCTAGCCTCGGTCTGGTCGCTCTCCGGCGGCAACCAGCAGAAGTCGGTGATCGCCCGCTGGGAGGCGGAGCCAAGTCGGCTGCTGCTGCTCGATGAACCCTTTCAAGGCGTCGATGTCGGTGCTCGCCGCGATATCATCGACGCCATCCGCACCCGCACCGACCGGGCGACGCTGATCGCGACCTCCGATCCGGAGGAGGCCTATGAGGTGGCCGACCGCATCCTGGTCATCGACCGCCATGTGGTGAAGCCGGCTGCAGGCGGGCTCACCGCTCCTTTCGCCATTCAGGGAATTTCCGCATGA